DNA from Massilia antarctica:
CTATCCGGCCATCGATATCGAACAGTCGATCAGCCGCGCCATGCACACGATCACCAGCACCGCCCACCAGCACGCGGCGCGCCGCCTCAAGCAACTGTATTCGCGCTTCGAGCGCTCGCGCGACCTGATCACGGTCGGCGCCTACGCCCACGGCAGCGACCCGGTGCTCGACCAGGCCATCGCCCTGAACGACAAGATCGAAGCGTTCCTGTGCCAGGAAATCACGGAAAACGTCGGCATGCCGCAGAGCTTGGCCGAATTAACCGCTCTATTCTCGTGATGGGATCGGAGTCAAGCTGCCTATAATGATGCATTATGGCAAAACAAACCGTCCTCGATACCCTGCTCGAACTGGCCCAGCGCGACACCGATGATGCCGCCAAGCGGCTGGGGGTGGCGATCAAGGCGGCCGAAGAGACCGAACAAAAGTTGCAGATGCTGCTGGGCTATCTGGAGGATTACGCGCAAAAGCTGGATTCGGCCCAGCGCGCCGGCATGACGCCGATGGCGTACGCCAATTTCATTGCCTTCATGGGCAAGCTGGAGCACGCCATCCTGGGCCAGCGCGAGATCGTCAAGCATGCGCACCAGCGCAGCGCGGTGGAAAAGGGCTTATGGCAGGCGAGCGAGCGCAAACGGGTGTCCTACCGCACCCTGAACGAGCGCGCGGCGACCGAAGCACTGCGCCTGGAAAACAAGCGCGACCAGAAACAGATGGATGAACACGCCGCCCGCCAGGCTTATTACAAACGTTGATGCACCCTGTCATAACCAACCGATCGCCCGCCATGTCCACGCCTCCCCTTTTGCCGCAACTCGCTTCCCTGAATGCCACGCCGGCGCCGGCGCGCAGCAATGCCGCCGCCGCATCCGCGGCCCCGGCGGTGCAATTCGGCCAGACCTTGTCGCGCGAAATCGCGCAGCGCCAGACCATGACCCAGCCGCCGCCAGCGGGCGCCGCCGCCAAGGCCCCCGCGCCGCGCCCGGCCGAAAAAGCCCCGGCCCCGCGTCCGCAACAAGGCGCCAAAGCGGAGCAGGCCAGCCCGCCCGCCCAGGACACGGCGCCGGCCCAGCCCACCGCCCCGGCCGTCGGCAATGCCAGCAATACCCAGTCCGGCGAGAGCGGCAACAGCCCGGCGACCGACGATAGCGCGGCCGCCGCCGCGGCTGCCGCCGACAGCGCCGCCGCAGCCGCGGCGCGCGCCGAACTGCCGCTGGCCGACATGCTGGCCCTGGTCGCCAGCCTGACCCAGCCGGCGCAAGCGGCGGGCGCGCCGGTCGCCACCGATCCGGCCTGGAGCACCCTGGCCGCAACCCGTGGCGCCACCACGGCCGGCGCCGCCGAACCGGGCCTGGCGGCTGATGCCGCGCTGGCCGCCTTCAGCGCGCCGGCCATGGCGGCGGCCGGGCGCTTCCCGACCATCGATGGCGCCCCTACCCCGCCCGCTGTCGGCGCGCTGAGTCTGCCAAGCGAAGCGGCACTGACGATGGCGGCCGATGCCCCCGCGCCGGTCGAGCTGCGCGCCATGCTGGAAGGCGCCATGCCGCGCGCGGCCGGCGCCAGCGCCGCCGCCGATACCACACAAACACAAGGCGCCGCGCCGGCGCTGCAAACGGCGCTCCTGCAGACCGAGGCGGCGCGCATCGCTCCCGCCGCCCGCGAGCTGCCCGAGGCCGTCGCCATCGACACCGCGGCGATCGCGCCGACGCCGGTGGGCGCGCCGCTGCAGCAAGCCGCCGCCGGCCTGGCGCAGGCGGCCAATGCCGGCACCGACAAGCTGTCGGCGCGGGTCGGTACCCCGGCCTGGGACAACCAGGTCGGCCAGAAAATCGTCTGGATGGTGGCCGGCAAGGAGCAAAGCGCCACCCTGACCCTGAACCCGCCCGACCTGGGTCCGGTCCAGGTGGTGCTCAACATCAGCGGCGACAACGCCAGCGTGACCTTCTCGTCGGGTGAGCTGGAAGTGCGCCAGGCGCTGGAAAATGCCATGCCAAAACTGCGCGAAATGATGGATG
Protein-coding regions in this window:
- a CDS encoding flagellar hook-length control protein FliK; the encoded protein is MSTPPLLPQLASLNATPAPARSNAAAASAAPAVQFGQTLSREIAQRQTMTQPPPAGAAAKAPAPRPAEKAPAPRPQQGAKAEQASPPAQDTAPAQPTAPAVGNASNTQSGESGNSPATDDSAAAAAAAADSAAAAAARAELPLADMLALVASLTQPAQAAGAPVATDPAWSTLAATRGATTAGAAEPGLAADAALAAFSAPAMAAAGRFPTIDGAPTPPAVGALSLPSEAALTMAADAPAPVELRAMLEGAMPRAAGASAAADTTQTQGAAPALQTALLQTEAARIAPAARELPEAVAIDTAAIAPTPVGAPLQQAAAGLAQAANAGTDKLSARVGTPAWDNQVGQKIVWMVAGKEQSATLTLNPPDLGPVQVVLNISGDNASVTFSSGELEVRQALENAMPKLREMMDDSGISLGNASVNAGMPEQRQDQDQGGRAMAGGGGTGGVAGLANGSASDANERLAAKAPVQGGRLGMVDTFA
- the fliJ gene encoding flagellar export protein FliJ produces the protein MAKQTVLDTLLELAQRDTDDAAKRLGVAIKAAEETEQKLQMLLGYLEDYAQKLDSAQRAGMTPMAYANFIAFMGKLEHAILGQREIVKHAHQRSAVEKGLWQASERKRVSYRTLNERAATEALRLENKRDQKQMDEHAARQAYYKR